One segment of Dolichospermum sp. DET69 DNA contains the following:
- a CDS encoding peptidase domain-containing ABC transporter — protein sequence MTYLQSTFDEFIASIEGFDQLPTQEISKLSSSQILQPLRYRIGQKIIGKEQLPERIAIIYQGNVRLLGYDPQTQLPITLKLLQPGEIIGEIAWLRQIPCETAIASTELVCLTWKVQDYLQFLTQNPAFAKARRSQSHLIEIFDVLSSQVAQKALVNHNLKDITQQAQLESKIHYLSPGKTSLKELESSRIWFVSAGNSLADFPTGSRIETEVIEVKGNIPVRLLGISPDDLSLLDGIPVESETLEIIPESDSTGTSEIPYAQEQEFVPPTTSNKSSKNKNYPFVRGQGELDASLACFQMLSKHLEIPFRKEVVKRILTDQIKRQGSISFQVCAYLSELIGLKSQLVDVPAVAINRIPTPALIRYRDSFAVLYAVDGKKVVLGVPSQGIITCQISQLLEELETDEANLQPQVRLLLLSETKETPKERFGLSWFVPYLSRYRRVLIEVFVASFFVQLAALANPLVIQLIIDKVIVQNSINTLNILGVLLLAVGVFEAVLTTLRTYLFVDTTNRIDMSLGSEIIDHLLRLPLRYFDKRPVGELSTRINELENIRQFLTGTALTVVLDALFSVVYIVVMLFYSWQLTLVGLGTIPLFIVVTLIAAPTVSRQLRTKAERNAETQSYLVEVMSGIQTVKAQNIELRSRFSWQKKYAKFVAAGFKTVLTSTLANSTSQFLSKLSSLLVLWVGAYLVLKGELTLGELIAFRIISSYVTTPILRLAQLWQNFQETGLSLERLSDIVDTPQEGEIDKNNISLPPVTGAVKFDNVSFRFAASGPLQLSNVSVEFTAGEFVGIVGQSGSGKSTMMKLLLRLYDAESGRILVDGYDIAKVELYSLRRQIGVVPQETLLFDGTVQENIALTNPDATTEEIIEAAQIAVAHEFIMTLPNGYNTRVGERGSALSGGQRQRIAIARSVLQRPKILVLDEATSALDYPTERQICLNLARAFKGNTVFFITHRLNTVSNADTIVVMDNSRMIEQGNHQELMAAKGHYFYLYQQQEVNL from the coding sequence ATGACTTATCTTCAGAGTACCTTTGACGAATTCATTGCCAGTATTGAAGGGTTTGATCAATTACCTACTCAGGAAATCAGCAAACTCTCATCATCACAAATTCTCCAGCCTTTACGTTATCGTATAGGGCAAAAAATTATTGGTAAAGAACAACTACCAGAACGGATAGCAATTATTTATCAAGGTAATGTCAGACTATTGGGATATGACCCCCAAACTCAATTACCCATTACTTTAAAATTACTACAACCAGGGGAAATAATCGGCGAAATTGCTTGGTTGCGTCAGATTCCTTGTGAAACAGCGATCGCTTCCACAGAATTAGTCTGTTTAACCTGGAAAGTCCAAGATTATTTACAATTCCTCACCCAAAATCCAGCCTTTGCTAAAGCTCGTCGAAGTCAAAGTCACTTAATTGAAATATTTGATGTTTTGAGTTCACAGGTAGCACAAAAAGCTTTAGTTAATCACAACCTCAAAGACATTACCCAACAAGCTCAATTAGAGTCAAAAATTCATTATTTATCACCAGGAAAAACTTCCTTAAAAGAACTAGAAAGCAGTCGGATTTGGTTTGTAAGTGCGGGTAATTCTTTGGCAGATTTCCCCACTGGTTCTCGCATAGAAACCGAAGTAATTGAAGTTAAAGGAAACATTCCTGTTCGTTTATTGGGTATCAGTCCTGATGATTTATCATTACTTGATGGTATTCCCGTAGAATCAGAAACATTAGAAATTATACCAGAATCAGATAGCACCGGAACTAGTGAAATTCCCTACGCCCAAGAACAGGAATTTGTTCCCCCAACCACATCAAACAAGTCATCAAAAAATAAAAACTATCCATTTGTCCGGGGACAAGGAGAATTAGATGCCAGTCTGGCTTGTTTTCAAATGCTATCCAAGCATTTAGAAATTCCCTTTCGGAAAGAAGTAGTTAAGCGCATTTTAACCGATCAAATTAAGCGTCAAGGTAGTATATCTTTTCAAGTTTGCGCTTATTTATCAGAACTAATTGGACTTAAATCCCAGCTAGTTGATGTGCCGGCTGTTGCCATTAACCGCATTCCTACACCAGCATTAATTCGCTATCGTGATAGTTTTGCTGTCCTCTATGCAGTAGATGGAAAAAAAGTCGTTTTAGGTGTGCCATCTCAAGGTATTATCACCTGCCAAATTAGTCAATTGCTAGAAGAATTAGAAACCGACGAAGCTAACTTACAACCACAAGTTAGATTGTTGTTACTTAGCGAGACAAAAGAAACACCTAAAGAACGCTTTGGTTTATCTTGGTTTGTTCCCTATTTATCACGTTACCGTCGGGTCTTAATAGAAGTATTTGTTGCTTCCTTCTTCGTCCAACTAGCTGCCTTAGCTAATCCTCTAGTTATTCAGCTAATTATTGATAAAGTCATCGTTCAAAATAGTATTAATACCCTGAATATTTTAGGGGTCTTACTATTAGCAGTGGGTGTATTTGAAGCCGTATTGACCACATTGCGGACTTACTTGTTTGTAGATACCACTAACCGCATTGATATGAGTTTGGGGTCAGAAATTATTGACCACCTACTTCGGTTACCACTCCGCTATTTTGATAAAAGGCCAGTTGGTGAACTATCAACCAGAATTAATGAATTAGAAAATATCCGCCAGTTTCTCACAGGTACGGCTTTAACAGTAGTGTTAGATGCCCTATTTTCCGTAGTTTATATAGTTGTCATGCTGTTTTACAGTTGGCAACTAACTCTCGTAGGTTTAGGGACAATTCCTCTGTTTATAGTCGTTACATTAATTGCTGCTCCCACAGTGAGTAGACAATTAAGAACTAAAGCTGAACGTAATGCCGAAACTCAATCTTATTTGGTTGAGGTAATGTCAGGTATTCAAACAGTTAAAGCCCAAAATATTGAATTGCGCTCCCGCTTTTCCTGGCAAAAGAAATATGCTAAGTTTGTGGCCGCAGGTTTTAAAACTGTTCTTACTTCCACATTAGCTAACTCAACCAGTCAGTTTCTGAGTAAACTCAGCAGTTTATTAGTTTTGTGGGTGGGTGCTTATTTAGTGTTGAAAGGAGAATTAACATTAGGAGAATTAATTGCCTTTCGGATTATTTCTAGTTATGTTACTACCCCAATCTTACGCTTGGCACAACTTTGGCAAAACTTCCAAGAAACTGGTTTGTCTTTAGAACGATTAAGTGATATCGTTGACACACCACAAGAAGGAGAAATAGACAAGAATAATATTTCTCTTCCTCCCGTTACCGGTGCAGTTAAATTTGACAATGTTTCCTTCCGATTTGCTGCCAGTGGACCACTACAACTAAGCAATGTCAGCGTCGAATTTACCGCAGGTGAATTTGTGGGTATTGTCGGGCAAAGTGGTTCAGGAAAAAGTACAATGATGAAATTACTGCTCAGACTTTATGATGCAGAATCTGGCAGAATTTTAGTTGATGGTTATGACATTGCCAAAGTAGAACTTTATTCCCTCCGGCGGCAAATCGGAGTAGTTCCCCAAGAGACGCTCTTATTTGATGGCACAGTTCAAGAAAATATTGCTTTAACTAATCCTGATGCCACAACTGAGGAAATTATTGAAGCTGCTCAAATTGCCGTTGCTCATGAATTTATTATGACCTTACCAAATGGTTATAATACAAGAGTTGGGGAACGGGGATCAGCCCTTTCTGGTGGACAAAGACAGAGAATTGCGATCGCTCGTTCTGTCCTGCAAAGACCTAAAATATTAGTTTTAGATGAAGCCACCAGCGCCCTAGATTATCCGACAGAAAGACAAATTTGTCTGAACTTAGCTCGCGCTTTTAAAGGTAATACAGTTTTCTTCATTACCCACCGTTTGAATACTGTTAGTAATGCAGATACTATCGTGGTCATGGATAATAGTAGAATGATTGAACAAGGCAATCATCAAGAACTCATGGCAGCTAAAGGTCATTATTTCTACCTTTATCAACAACAGGAAGTAAACTTGTAA
- a CDS encoding peptidylprolyl isomerase, which translates to MNQVLQLGDRILQPTEVLSLLSEYQLLPVLFKEIIIDQAIAEITCTPEEEQLVCEQLAQQYQGLEEQSESFQKLRIMGVRQLKLEKFKEATWEGDLNSYFFQRKAQLDKVIYSLITTSEIGIAQEIYFRIQEGEQSFAELAREYAQGPESQTDGLVGPIDLQSLHPTLANILSKSQPQQLSAPTQIGNLIVIVRLEKLLPAQLDRATKQRLLNERYNQWLQAQMTEQKCQIQTV; encoded by the coding sequence ATGAATCAAGTTCTACAATTGGGCGATCGCATTCTCCAGCCCACAGAGGTTTTATCATTATTGTCGGAATACCAGTTATTACCAGTATTATTTAAAGAAATCATCATTGATCAAGCGATCGCCGAAATTACCTGTACCCCAGAAGAAGAACAACTAGTCTGTGAACAGTTAGCCCAACAATATCAGGGACTAGAAGAACAGAGCGAAAGTTTCCAAAAGTTGCGGATTATGGGGGTAAGACAATTAAAACTAGAAAAGTTCAAAGAAGCCACCTGGGAAGGGGATTTAAACTCTTACTTCTTTCAACGGAAAGCCCAGTTAGATAAGGTAATTTATTCCCTGATTACTACCTCAGAAATTGGCATTGCTCAAGAAATTTACTTCCGCATCCAAGAGGGTGAACAGTCTTTTGCCGAATTAGCGCGGGAATATGCTCAAGGTCCCGAATCCCAGACAGATGGCTTAGTCGGACCAATAGATTTACAATCCCTCCATCCCACATTGGCAAATATCCTCTCCAAAAGCCAACCACAACAGCTATCAGCACCAACTCAAATTGGTAATTTGATAGTAATTGTCCGCTTAGAAAAATTACTACCAGCCCAACTAGATCGTGCCACAAAACAACGGTTACTAAATGAACGGTATAATCAGTGGTTACAAGCACAAATGACAGAACAAAAATGTCAAATTCAGACAGTGTAA
- a CDS encoding COP23 domain-containing protein → MSLQSLRFLLLSSFGCSLFFGNAVVFADIVVPTGSSGSSTTVPSGSSNTIPTSTTVDSNKRFSCQYNNGQPTVMYQPQSQPGQFFAWAAPQNLGGGWDAQKRCETIATRLEQYRPDGLQELQIGFQNSENIICVTTEANPSCRIVLTVPRGKDPTTVRNSVFQNLTTADSGQQTIAVNTYTNRNRGNGDSLYSLGQTLLGGKNQVSSAKGGINLKPYLDVKDGGTGRGLKNGVGIRRNNQPQPSNRLNPGKFR, encoded by the coding sequence ATGTCATTACAATCGCTGCGATTTTTATTGTTGAGTAGTTTTGGATGTTCCTTATTTTTTGGTAATGCTGTAGTTTTTGCTGACATTGTTGTTCCTACAGGTTCATCAGGTTCATCCACTACAGTCCCATCAGGTTCATCAAATACCATACCGACTTCTACCACAGTTGACAGTAATAAAAGGTTTAGTTGTCAATATAACAATGGACAGCCTACCGTCATGTATCAGCCCCAAAGTCAACCTGGACAATTCTTTGCTTGGGCTGCACCTCAAAATTTAGGAGGGGGCTGGGATGCTCAAAAACGTTGTGAAACGATTGCTACCCGTTTAGAACAATATCGCCCAGATGGATTACAAGAACTACAAATAGGGTTTCAAAATAGCGAAAATATTATCTGTGTTACCACTGAAGCCAACCCCAGTTGTCGGATTGTTTTGACAGTTCCTCGCGGCAAAGATCCTACTACTGTTCGCAATAGTGTCTTCCAAAATTTAACTACCGCTGATAGTGGACAACAAACTATTGCTGTCAATACCTACACTAATCGTAATAGAGGTAATGGAGATAGCTTATACAGCCTAGGGCAAACACTTTTAGGTGGTAAAAATCAGGTTAGTTCTGCAAAAGGTGGGATTAATTTGAAGCCATACCTTGATGTTAAAGATGGTGGTACTGGGAGAGGTTTAAAAAATGGCGTAGGAATCCGCCGAAATAATCAGCCTCAACCTTCTAATCGTTTAAATCCTGGTAAATTTCGTTAA
- a CDS encoding type 1 glutamine amidotransferase, whose product MSSAPMEIIIGWLYPKLMSTYGDRGNVITIQRRAQWRGYTVTVLPLDQDSTAEDIKSVDVIVGGGAQDRQQEIVMRDLQGAKAEAMRDKIDSGTPGVFTCGSPQLLGNYYEPAFGQRIEGLGILDLVSIHPGENTKRCIGNLVIEVTASRLAQELEAMTGTKAYLVGFENHGGRTKLGKVEALGRVVYGLGNNGEDGTEGAFYQNAIATYSHGPLLPKNPFVADWLIQTALRLKYQEEIKLSPLDDTLAMQGREAILKRLKVNLPSAAGVS is encoded by the coding sequence ATGAGTTCTGCACCGATGGAAATTATTATTGGTTGGCTATATCCTAAGTTGATGAGTACCTATGGCGATCGCGGAAATGTGATTACTATCCAACGCCGCGCTCAATGGCGGGGATATACTGTGACTGTATTACCCTTAGACCAAGACTCCACCGCAGAGGATATCAAATCAGTAGATGTGATCGTTGGTGGTGGCGCACAAGACCGTCAGCAAGAGATTGTGATGCGGGATTTACAAGGTGCAAAGGCTGAGGCAATGCGTGATAAAATAGACAGTGGTACACCGGGAGTTTTTACCTGTGGTTCTCCCCAACTGCTAGGAAATTATTATGAACCAGCTTTTGGACAAAGAATTGAAGGTTTAGGAATCTTAGATTTAGTTTCTATTCATCCTGGTGAAAATACTAAAAGATGTATTGGTAATTTGGTTATAGAAGTTACGGCTTCCCGGTTAGCACAGGAATTAGAAGCAATGACAGGAACAAAAGCTTATTTAGTCGGGTTTGAAAATCACGGTGGCCGGACTAAATTAGGGAAAGTGGAAGCTTTGGGACGTGTGGTGTATGGTTTGGGGAATAATGGAGAAGATGGCACAGAAGGCGCGTTTTATCAAAATGCGATCGCTACCTATTCCCACGGGCCATTATTACCAAAAAATCCTTTCGTTGCCGATTGGTTAATTCAAACCGCGTTAAGGTTGAAATATCAAGAAGAAATTAAACTTTCACCTTTAGATGATACTTTGGCAATGCAAGGACGAGAAGCAATATTGAAACGGTTGAAAGTGAATTTACCCAGTGCGGCTGGAGTTAGTTAA
- a CDS encoding GAF domain-containing protein: MQLPFDFAQSKPSFPEFENRSNQHSDKGLEKLLNRLVIKIERDELVRQTTNQLRESLQVDRVVLYYFYKQWEGQVTFESLSADEYSILGSTGASDCFNQEYAGLYLEGRVKAIADIELEAIQDCHRDFLHSIQVRANLVVPILIPRGLWGLLVAHHCQHPRDWSLADIELMQTGARTLATDSNILES; the protein is encoded by the coding sequence GTGCAACTTCCTTTCGACTTCGCTCAAAGTAAACCTTCTTTCCCAGAATTTGAAAATCGATCAAATCAACACTCTGATAAGGGGTTAGAAAAATTACTGAATCGTCTTGTCATCAAAATCGAACGAGATGAATTAGTCCGACAAACAACAAATCAACTGCGAGAATCACTTCAGGTTGATCGGGTAGTCTTGTATTATTTCTATAAGCAATGGGAAGGACAGGTAACATTTGAATCATTGAGTGCTGATGAATATTCGATTCTCGGTTCTACGGGAGCAAGTGATTGTTTTAACCAGGAGTATGCTGGTTTGTATTTAGAAGGACGGGTAAAAGCGATCGCTGATATAGAATTAGAAGCAATTCAGGATTGTCACCGTGATTTTCTTCACAGTATCCAAGTTCGTGCCAATTTAGTAGTACCAATTTTGATACCGAGAGGATTATGGGGACTTTTAGTAGCTCATCATTGTCAACATCCCCGTGATTGGAGTTTAGCAGATATTGAATTGATGCAAACAGGAGCGCGAACTTTAGCAACAGACTCGAATATTTTGGAGAGTTAA
- the topA gene encoding type I DNA topoisomerase, protein MPKRLLVVESPGKIKKLSQILGADWIVRASCGHIRELSNEGDDSLGFTMEGNSVNCNYIPRDQRAKETIQQLKAAVRQVDEVVLATDPDREGETIAWHLKETLGLRDPKRVVYTEITPSAVRNAIAHPRKLDTNLIGAGLCRDCLDKLVGYKGSPLVWALNNGAKSVGRVQSATLHLICQREREILAFVPQDYWSVWVDYQEGFRAFYNGAVNSATETLEPETQTHDDAASNNTEKAESKRVLSAAEATRLVEEAKRHPHQIIQIEGKLVYRQPPPPFITSTLQQAAGSKLKFAPDKTMQVAQKLYEAGLITYMRTDSVMLSPEFCASARQWLEQNDPQNVPQQVAKQRSSKTAQEAHEAIRPTDVFRPSAQLRIELPEDEFNLYVMIWKRAIASQCRPAQVRKTVIITQSGNILWQARGQVVEFYGYAKYWPNLGKDAVLPLFQQGQTLTLENAGHEQKQTQPPPRYSEPKLVQLMERKGIGRPSTYAPTVATLKKRNYVELKKDNLQPTALGLEVDEFLQKALPDLLEAEFTAKMEQELDKIAEGKNSWQHYLTTWNQNYFIPALSKAKTVVINSSTTVKSNGLVERKYETSKTRCPECNNFLAKIPSSKVKKKYFLKCVSGCENIVLFWSDFNKTWSAPKPKTSEVENTPKPAVKVTAYPCPVCKKPLEEYSYMKDGQNKTMLRCSGQESWKDKKHKDVAYFNTAKGWWSPKLGNLIV, encoded by the coding sequence ATGCCCAAACGTCTCCTAGTGGTTGAATCTCCCGGAAAAATCAAAAAACTGAGTCAAATTCTCGGTGCAGATTGGATTGTTCGCGCTAGTTGTGGACATATCCGCGAACTCAGTAACGAGGGTGATGATTCACTGGGTTTTACTATGGAGGGCAATAGTGTAAACTGCAATTATATTCCTCGTGATCAACGAGCAAAAGAAACAATTCAACAATTAAAAGCCGCTGTTAGGCAAGTTGATGAAGTAGTTTTAGCTACAGACCCAGACAGAGAGGGAGAAACTATTGCTTGGCATCTTAAAGAAACGTTAGGATTAAGAGACCCCAAACGAGTAGTTTATACTGAGATTACACCATCTGCCGTGCGAAATGCGATCGCTCATCCCCGAAAACTTGATACCAATTTAATCGGTGCGGGATTATGTCGAGATTGCCTTGATAAACTGGTAGGTTACAAAGGTAGTCCCTTAGTTTGGGCATTAAATAACGGTGCAAAAAGTGTAGGTCGAGTCCAAAGCGCCACCTTACACTTAATTTGTCAGCGAGAAAGAGAAATTCTGGCTTTTGTCCCTCAAGATTACTGGAGTGTTTGGGTAGATTATCAAGAAGGATTCCGGGCTTTTTACAACGGTGCGGTAAATTCTGCCACAGAAACATTAGAACCAGAAACACAAACTCATGATGATGCTGCTAGTAATAACACCGAAAAAGCAGAATCTAAGCGCGTTCTCTCAGCAGCAGAAGCCACAAGATTAGTTGAAGAAGCAAAACGTCATCCTCATCAAATTATTCAAATTGAAGGAAAACTCGTTTATCGTCAACCCCCTCCACCGTTTATCACTTCTACCCTGCAACAAGCAGCCGGTTCTAAGCTGAAATTTGCCCCAGATAAAACCATGCAAGTGGCACAAAAGCTATATGAGGCTGGGTTAATCACATATATGCGAACAGATTCAGTCATGTTAAGTCCTGAATTTTGTGCTAGTGCGCGTCAATGGTTGGAACAAAATGATCCTCAAAATGTCCCCCAGCAAGTAGCCAAGCAGCGCAGTAGTAAAACCGCTCAGGAGGCACACGAGGCTATTCGTCCTACAGATGTCTTTCGTCCTTCAGCACAATTACGGATAGAATTACCTGAAGATGAGTTTAACCTATATGTAATGATTTGGAAAAGAGCGATCGCTTCCCAATGTCGTCCTGCTCAAGTTAGAAAAACTGTGATCATTACCCAGTCAGGTAATATTTTATGGCAAGCCAGAGGGCAAGTTGTGGAATTTTATGGTTATGCAAAATATTGGCCGAATCTTGGTAAAGATGCGGTTTTACCTCTTTTTCAACAGGGACAAACTCTGACTTTAGAAAATGCTGGACATGAGCAGAAACAGACCCAACCTCCACCAAGATACAGTGAACCAAAATTAGTACAATTGATGGAAAGAAAAGGGATTGGTCGTCCTAGTACCTATGCTCCTACAGTTGCTACTTTGAAAAAACGCAATTATGTGGAATTGAAAAAAGATAATCTGCAACCGACAGCTTTAGGGTTAGAAGTGGATGAGTTTTTACAAAAGGCGTTACCGGATTTATTAGAAGCAGAATTTACAGCCAAGATGGAACAGGAATTAGATAAAATTGCTGAAGGAAAAAACTCTTGGCAACATTATCTAACTACTTGGAATCAAAATTATTTTATCCCTGCGCTTTCTAAAGCTAAAACTGTGGTTATTAATTCATCAACTACAGTTAAAAGTAATGGTTTAGTTGAGCGCAAATATGAAACTTCTAAAACTCGTTGTCCTGAATGTAATAACTTTTTAGCTAAAATTCCTAGTAGTAAGGTTAAGAAGAAATATTTTCTTAAATGTGTGAGTGGTTGTGAAAACATTGTTTTGTTTTGGAGTGATTTTAATAAAACTTGGTCAGCACCAAAACCGAAAACATCTGAAGTTGAAAATACTCCTAAACCTGCGGTAAAGGTTACTGCTTATCCCTGTCCGGTATGTAAGAAACCTTTGGAGGAATATAGTTATATGAAGGATGGGCAAAATAAGACTATGTTGCGGTGTTCTGGTCAGGAGTCTTGGAAGGATAAGAAACATAAGGATGTAGCTTATTTTAATACCGCAAAAGGGTGGTGGAGTCCTAAACTTGGGAATTTGATTGTCTGA
- a CDS encoding GUN4 domain-containing protein: MLKPGKPLKQRPQYVVETEIGEGGFGVTYKAKHQELNFPVVIKTPNSRLCRDANYPRFVEGFRKEGRTLAKISQNHHPNIVRIIDFFEEDNLPCLVMDFVKGENLYDLIQDKGILLEKFAIDYIKQIADALSICHQNGIIHRDAHPGNMILRENSNTVILIDFGLAGNVNSQSINQAANLAFAPWEQMLETEKSASIDVYTLAASLFYLVTGDTPTPCLARKMLNNDLIEPKRINSRISDRLNKAIIKGLELEPKNRPQSMKEWVGLFPSPDDGSQEVELKSDVGMDYSKLRELLKAGKWKEADEETAQVMLEVAKREEEYWLRVEDIDNFPCEDLWTIDQLWVKYSDGKFGFSVQKKIYQSLGGTREYDKKIFDQFIDKIGWRKGGIELDYEDINFDIKAPEGHLPGEMRWQMGEYIEEESWYVECSLLSRQDL, encoded by the coding sequence ATGCTGAAACCAGGAAAGCCATTAAAACAACGTCCCCAATATGTCGTAGAAACAGAAATTGGAGAAGGAGGTTTTGGTGTTACTTATAAAGCTAAACATCAAGAATTGAATTTTCCCGTTGTTATTAAAACTCCTAATAGTCGTTTGTGTAGAGATGCTAATTATCCTAGATTTGTGGAAGGTTTTCGCAAGGAAGGAAGAACATTAGCTAAAATATCTCAAAATCATCATCCTAATATTGTCAGAATTATAGACTTTTTTGAGGAGGATAATTTACCATGTTTAGTCATGGACTTTGTTAAGGGTGAAAATTTATATGATTTAATCCAAGATAAGGGCATTTTATTAGAAAAATTTGCTATTGATTATATCAAACAAATTGCTGATGCTTTATCTATTTGTCATCAAAATGGAATTATTCACCGGGACGCACATCCTGGCAATATGATATTAAGAGAAAATAGCAATACTGTAATTTTAATAGATTTTGGTTTAGCAGGAAATGTGAATAGTCAAAGTATTAACCAAGCTGCTAATCTGGCTTTTGCACCTTGGGAACAAATGCTAGAAACGGAAAAATCAGCAAGTATTGATGTTTATACTTTAGCTGCTTCTTTGTTTTATTTGGTGACTGGAGATACTCCCACACCTTGTTTAGCAAGGAAGATGTTAAATAATGATTTAATAGAACCAAAAAGGATAAATTCAAGGATTAGTGATAGATTAAATAAAGCGATTATTAAAGGTTTAGAATTAGAACCTAAAAACCGTCCGCAAAGTATGAAGGAATGGGTGGGTTTATTTCCTAGTCCTGATGATGGTAGTCAAGAGGTAGAATTAAAATCAGATGTAGGAATGGATTATAGTAAACTGCGTGAATTACTCAAAGCAGGAAAATGGAAAGAAGCGGATGAGGAAACAGCACAGGTAATGTTAGAAGTTGCAAAACGGGAAGAAGAATATTGGTTAAGAGTAGAAGATATTGATAATTTCCCCTGTGAGGATCTCTGGACTATTGACCAATTGTGGGTAAAATATAGTGATGGTAAATTTGGTTTCTCTGTACAGAAAAAGATTTATCAAAGTTTAGGTGGAACGAGAGAATATGATAAGAAAATTTTCGATCAGTTCATAGACAAGATAGGATGGAGAAAAGGAGGTATAGAGTTGGACTATGAAGATATTAATTTTGATATAAAAGCACCAGAAGGACACCTTCCAGGGGAGATGCGGTGGCAAATGGGGGAGTATATTGAAGAAGAGTCTTGGTATGTAGAATGCTCTCTTCTCTCGCGTCAAGACTTGTAA
- a CDS encoding XRE family transcriptional regulator, whose product MATKLSDIMSQLPPERRAKIEARAQELILENMTIQDMRKARKLTQESMAELLGIRQDSVSRLEKRTDLLLSTLRSYVKAMGGDLKLVAEFPDRPSVIISALGELEDEDSVLE is encoded by the coding sequence ATGGCGACAAAATTAAGTGATATCATGTCACAATTACCGCCGGAACGACGGGCAAAAATTGAAGCCCGCGCCCAAGAACTAATTCTGGAAAACATGACTATTCAAGATATGAGAAAAGCCAGAAAATTAACTCAAGAATCTATGGCAGAATTATTAGGAATCCGTCAAGATAGTGTTTCTAGATTAGAAAAACGGACGGATCTTTTACTTTCTACATTACGTAGTTATGTAAAAGCAATGGGAGGAGATTTAAAACTTGTGGCAGAATTTCCTGATAGACCTTCTGTGATTATTTCCGCATTAGGAGAATTAGAAGATGAAGATTCTGTACTAGAATAA
- a CDS encoding type II toxin-antitoxin system RelE/ParE family toxin, with protein MTWEILFHDEFLPEFSELTTEVQEELLAHTKLLESAGPLLRRPHADTLKGSRHKNMKELRFYADDGVWRIAFAFDPKKKAILLVAGNKAGTSEKRFYKQLITKADKRFDSHLQELKDKGE; from the coding sequence ATGACATGGGAAATTTTATTTCATGACGAATTTCTACCTGAATTTTCTGAACTAACAACAGAAGTACAGGAAGAACTTCTTGCACACACAAAATTACTAGAATCCGCCGGTCCACTCCTACGCAGACCTCATGCTGATACACTTAAAGGTTCTCGACATAAAAATATGAAAGAACTGCGTTTTTATGCGGACGATGGTGTATGGCGAATAGCTTTTGCTTTTGATCCAAAAAAGAAAGCAATATTACTTGTAGCTGGTAATAAAGCTGGAACAAGTGAAAAAAGATTTTACAAACAATTAATTACAAAAGCAGATAAAAGATTTGACTCCCATCTTCAGGAATTAAAAGACAAAGGAGAATAA